The following proteins are co-located in the Bacteroidota bacterium genome:
- a CDS encoding T9SS type A sorting domain-containing protein — protein MCEIKTASVTSSCKLDESNSDDFVIYPNPNSGDFSIQLSSNSGTAKEINITIYSATGAVVYEANYTTENSVINQDINLGNGIATGMYLVKISNGNTTLNKTLVIE, from the coding sequence TTGTGTGAAATCAAAACAGCTTCGGTTACATCATCATGTAAATTGGATGAATCAAACAGCGATGATTTTGTTATTTATCCAAACCCTAACAGCGGCGATTTTTCAATTCAGCTCAGTAGTAATTCAGGCACAGCAAAAGAAATAAATATCACTATTTATTCTGCCACAGGAGCTGTTGTTTATGAAGCAAATTACACTACAGAAAACAGTGTAATTAATCAGGATATTAATTTAGGTAATGGTATTGCCACAGGTATGTATCTGGTTAAAATAAGTAATGGAAACACTACTTTGAATAAAACATTAGTTATAGAATAA